The following coding sequences lie in one Micromonospora sp. R77 genomic window:
- a CDS encoding glycosyltransferase family 1 protein, which translates to MTAGRPPRVLIDATSVPADRGGVGRYVDGLLGALGTVCGSGVDLAVVSLRTDLERYTRMLPGAEVVPAPAAVAHRPARLAWEQTGLPLLAQQVGAEVLHSPFYTCPLRAGCPVTVTVHDATFFTEPEHYDKSRRTFFRSAIKTSLRRADRVIVPSKATRDELIRLLDADPTRIDVAYHGVDQAAFHAPSDEEKARVRARLGLGTGSYVAFLGAKEPRKNVPNLIRGWARAVADRTDPPALVIAGGQGHDDDIDRAVAEVPSHLRLLRPGYLRYADLPGFLGGALVAAYPSYGEGFGLPILEAMACAAPVLTTPRLSLPEVGGDAVAYTSEDPDQIATDLAALLDDEQRRLSLAKAGFDRAKEFTWESSAEVHIAAWSRARS; encoded by the coding sequence GTGACCGCCGGTCGCCCGCCCCGCGTGCTCATCGACGCCACGAGTGTCCCCGCCGACCGTGGCGGCGTCGGCAGATACGTCGATGGCCTGCTCGGCGCCCTCGGCACCGTCTGCGGCTCCGGGGTGGACCTGGCCGTGGTCAGCCTCCGCACCGACCTGGAGCGCTACACCCGGATGCTGCCCGGGGCCGAGGTCGTCCCCGCCCCGGCGGCCGTCGCGCACCGCCCCGCCCGGCTCGCCTGGGAGCAGACCGGCCTGCCGCTGCTGGCCCAGCAGGTCGGCGCCGAGGTGCTGCACTCGCCCTTCTACACCTGCCCGCTGCGGGCCGGCTGCCCGGTCACGGTCACCGTGCACGACGCGACGTTCTTCACCGAGCCGGAGCACTACGACAAGTCCCGCCGGACGTTCTTCCGCAGCGCCATCAAGACCTCGCTGCGCCGCGCCGACCGGGTGATCGTGCCGAGCAAGGCCACCCGGGACGAGCTGATCCGGCTGCTGGACGCCGACCCGACCCGGATCGACGTGGCCTACCACGGCGTCGACCAGGCCGCCTTCCACGCGCCCAGCGACGAGGAGAAGGCCCGGGTACGCGCCCGCCTCGGCCTCGGCACCGGCAGCTACGTGGCGTTCCTCGGCGCCAAGGAGCCGCGCAAGAACGTACCCAATCTGATCCGTGGCTGGGCCCGCGCGGTGGCCGACCGGACCGACCCGCCGGCCCTGGTCATCGCGGGCGGCCAGGGGCACGACGACGACATCGACCGCGCGGTCGCCGAGGTGCCGTCGCACCTGCGGCTGCTGCGCCCGGGTTACCTGCGCTACGCCGACCTGCCCGGCTTCCTCGGCGGTGCCCTGGTCGCCGCCTACCCGTCCTACGGCGAGGGCTTCGGTCTGCCCATCCTGGAGGCGATGGCCTGCGCGGCGCCGGTGCTCACCACGCCCCGGCTCTCGCTGCCCGAGGTGGGCGGCGACGCGGTCGCCTACACCAGTGAGGACCCGGACCAGATCGCCACCGACCTGGCCGCCCTGCTGGACGACGAGCAGCGTCGGCTCTCCCTGGCCAAGGCCGGTTTCGACCGGGCCAAGGAGTTCACCTGGGAGTCCAGCGCCGAGGTGCACATCGCGGCCTGGAGCCGGGCCCGTTCCTGA
- a CDS encoding mannose-1-phosphate guanylyltransferase, with protein sequence MFYAVIPAGGSGTRLWPLSRAGHPKFLHPLTGTPASLLQATVDRLAPLTTPERTLVVTGAAHVAAVARQLAGLPEENILVEPSPRDSCAAIALAAAVIAQRDPEAVMGSFAADHLIGDPERWAETVRQAIRGAEQGLLMTVGITPTRPETGYGYLETGDPVGDGPLRPVAEFKEKPAAEVAEGYVRSGRHLWNASMFVWRVDVFLAELARQQPALHAAITAIAAAWGTPEQDDVLGTVWPTLPRISVDYAVMEGAATAGRVATVPGDFGWNDVGDFHTLGEVLPADAAGNVVLGADTKPGVLLHDTTGTVVVPQTGRLVATVGVHDLIVVDTPDAVLVCPRDRAQDVKKIVDALKERGEEGLV encoded by the coding sequence ATGTTCTATGCCGTCATCCCGGCGGGCGGTAGTGGCACAAGGTTGTGGCCACTGTCCCGTGCCGGCCACCCCAAGTTCCTCCACCCGCTGACCGGCACGCCGGCCTCGCTGCTCCAGGCGACCGTGGACCGGCTGGCCCCGTTGACCACCCCCGAACGGACGCTGGTGGTGACCGGGGCCGCGCACGTCGCGGCGGTGGCCCGGCAACTGGCTGGCCTGCCGGAGGAGAACATCCTCGTCGAGCCGTCGCCACGCGACTCGTGCGCCGCCATCGCGCTGGCCGCCGCGGTGATCGCGCAGCGCGACCCGGAGGCGGTGATGGGCTCGTTCGCCGCCGACCACCTGATCGGCGACCCGGAGCGGTGGGCGGAGACGGTGCGCCAGGCGATCCGCGGCGCCGAGCAGGGCCTGCTGATGACGGTGGGGATCACCCCGACCCGCCCGGAGACCGGCTACGGCTACCTGGAGACCGGCGACCCGGTCGGCGACGGCCCGCTGCGCCCGGTCGCCGAGTTCAAGGAGAAGCCGGCCGCCGAGGTGGCCGAGGGGTACGTCCGCTCCGGTCGCCACCTCTGGAACGCCAGCATGTTCGTCTGGCGGGTCGACGTCTTCCTGGCCGAACTGGCCCGGCAGCAGCCGGCGTTGCACGCCGCCATCACCGCGATCGCGGCGGCCTGGGGCACCCCCGAGCAGGACGACGTCCTCGGCACCGTCTGGCCGACCCTGCCGAGGATCTCCGTCGACTACGCGGTGATGGAGGGCGCGGCGACCGCCGGCCGGGTGGCCACCGTCCCGGGCGACTTCGGCTGGAACGACGTCGGCGACTTCCACACCCTCGGCGAGGTGCTGCCCGCCGACGCGGCCGGCAACGTGGTGCTCGGCGCGGACACCAAGCCGGGCGTGCTGCTGCACGACACCACCGGCACCGTGGTGGTGCCGCAGACCGGCCGGCTCGTCGCCACCGTCGGCGTGCACGACCTGATCGTCGTGGACACCCCGGACGCGGTGCTGGTCTGTCCCCGCGACCGCGCCCAGGACGTCAAGAAGATCGTCGACGCGCTGAAGGAGCGTGGCGAGGAGGGGCTGGTCTGA
- a CDS encoding NUDIX hydrolase produces the protein MPDTVPAPAVSPPECWADLHADATRLLTGWTPTSPAAGAARDRTVQLLAAGPVAMSRAHRPGHVTASALVLDPTGERVLLCLHGKFHRWVQLGGHCEPGDRTLAGAALREATEESGIDGLVVDPVPIDVDVHPVACQGGSLHYDVRFAVFAPAGATERVSAESDALGWFPPERLPEPLAGGTVQLVAPALAALARRTAG, from the coding sequence GTGCCCGACACCGTTCCCGCCCCCGCCGTCTCCCCGCCCGAGTGCTGGGCCGACCTGCACGCCGACGCGACCCGTCTGCTCACCGGATGGACGCCGACGAGTCCGGCGGCCGGTGCCGCCCGGGACCGGACGGTGCAGCTGCTGGCGGCGGGGCCGGTGGCGATGAGCCGCGCCCACCGGCCCGGCCACGTCACCGCCAGCGCCCTGGTGCTGGACCCCACCGGCGAGCGGGTGCTGCTCTGCCTGCACGGCAAGTTCCACCGCTGGGTGCAGCTCGGCGGGCACTGCGAGCCGGGTGACCGCACCCTCGCCGGGGCGGCGCTGCGGGAGGCGACCGAGGAGTCCGGCATCGACGGCCTGGTGGTCGACCCGGTGCCGATCGACGTGGACGTCCACCCGGTGGCCTGCCAGGGCGGCTCGCTCCACTACGACGTGCGGTTCGCGGTGTTCGCCCCGGCCGGCGCGACCGAGCGGGTCAGCGCGGAGTCGGACGCGCTGGGCTGGTTCCCGCCGGAGCGGCTGCCCGAGCCGCTGGCCGGCGGGACCGTCCAACTGGTCGCGCCGGCCCTGGCCGCCCTGGCCCGCCGCACCGCCGGCTGA
- a CDS encoding DUF4185 domain-containing protein, with product MTLRLVEFVVAGNEASDLLPVRSAALLRAYRARRGFWTVLDEGPVERCLALLLELQDGEWVAHHVAADAGTENGRTEDGEALAHHDGWVYVFGSHFGSKGGPLRPRRAFVARFREDDAATGTLPLAVVRNRFRLHRAVNDALVAAPVTLLPPGDRVRHRFIVETLARGTARAKSWVSRLAEDDLPLNVEAASFTPAGTVLLGLRFPVTGAGEPIMVELAGVPEMFAAGTGSRRGPEPADPGWPRAVAVYALTGVTPPGELTGFRAITPTPDGGYAAVIGSIDALGKGSVLLDDHPAGGKVTSRHVRFRLDGAVDGRVGGELVADLAPFHHVEGLAELAGRFFYVTDEDHRVALWIG from the coding sequence GTGACCCTGCGACTCGTCGAGTTCGTCGTGGCCGGCAACGAGGCCAGTGACCTGCTGCCGGTCCGTTCCGCGGCGCTGCTGCGCGCGTACCGGGCGCGGCGCGGCTTCTGGACCGTGCTCGACGAGGGGCCGGTGGAACGCTGCCTGGCGCTGCTGCTGGAGCTCCAGGACGGGGAGTGGGTCGCCCACCACGTCGCCGCCGACGCCGGCACCGAGAACGGCCGGACCGAGGACGGCGAGGCCCTCGCCCACCACGACGGCTGGGTGTACGTCTTCGGCTCGCACTTCGGGTCCAAGGGCGGTCCGCTGCGGCCCCGCCGCGCGTTCGTGGCCCGGTTCCGGGAGGACGACGCCGCCACCGGGACGCTGCCGCTGGCGGTGGTCCGTAACCGGTTCCGGCTGCACCGGGCGGTCAACGACGCCCTCGTCGCCGCGCCGGTGACGCTGCTGCCGCCCGGCGACCGGGTCCGGCACCGGTTCATCGTGGAGACCCTGGCCCGGGGCACCGCCCGCGCGAAGAGCTGGGTGAGCCGGCTCGCCGAGGACGACCTGCCGCTCAACGTGGAGGCGGCGTCCTTCACCCCGGCCGGCACGGTGCTGCTCGGGCTCCGGTTCCCGGTCACCGGGGCGGGTGAACCGATCATGGTGGAGCTGGCCGGGGTGCCGGAGATGTTCGCCGCCGGAACCGGGTCGCGGCGCGGTCCCGAGCCGGCGGACCCGGGCTGGCCGCGCGCCGTCGCCGTGTACGCGCTGACCGGGGTGACGCCGCCGGGCGAGCTGACCGGCTTCCGGGCGATCACCCCCACCCCGGACGGCGGGTACGCGGCGGTGATCGGGTCGATCGACGCGCTGGGCAAGGGTTCGGTGCTGCTCGACGACCATCCGGCGGGCGGGAAGGTGACCTCCCGGCACGTCCGGTTCCGGCTCGACGGCGCCGTCGACGGGCGGGTCGGCGGTGAGCTGGTGGCCGACCTGGCCCCGTTCCACCACGTGGAGGGGCTGGCCGAGCTGGCGGGCCGGTTCTTCTACGTCACCGACGAGGACCATCGGGTCGCGCTCTGGATCGGCTGA
- a CDS encoding helix-turn-helix transcriptional regulator yields the protein MLKIFFSGEDILRTRVAPAADPLWELVLSLHLLQGRSNDPLMANWRRVVAGGLRRDSAAEQHRLLFALNPPRGYFPDFLTPYESRDGFEAGLEAVRGTPATLLHRDVTLLAGGAVLPASASALARGEAEVLRHLTDSMERYRELALAPYWPRIQAAVDADRARRARALLDGGVEGLLASLRPRMRWDAGVLEVVDYPDTRELHLDGRGLLLVPSFFCARTPVALLDPTLPPVLVYPVDRLGGLVPELGNGTAPAPGGRDALAALLGRTRAAVLEATDDGCTTGEVARRLHISPAAASQHTTVLRNAGLLVSQRERNRVLHTLTPLGRAVLDA from the coding sequence ATGCTGAAGATCTTCTTTTCGGGCGAGGACATCCTCCGGACCAGGGTGGCACCGGCGGCCGATCCGCTCTGGGAGCTGGTCCTCAGCCTGCACCTGCTCCAGGGGCGCAGCAACGATCCCCTGATGGCGAACTGGCGCCGCGTGGTGGCCGGCGGGCTGCGCCGGGACAGCGCCGCCGAACAGCACCGGCTGCTCTTCGCACTGAACCCGCCCCGCGGCTACTTCCCCGACTTCCTCACCCCGTACGAGAGCCGGGACGGTTTCGAGGCCGGGCTGGAGGCCGTCCGGGGCACTCCCGCCACGCTGCTGCACCGCGACGTGACCCTGCTGGCCGGTGGGGCCGTCCTGCCCGCGTCGGCGTCGGCGCTGGCCCGGGGAGAGGCCGAGGTGCTGCGCCACCTCACCGACTCGATGGAGCGCTACCGCGAGCTGGCGCTCGCGCCGTACTGGCCACGGATCCAGGCCGCCGTGGACGCCGACCGGGCCCGCCGGGCCCGCGCGCTGCTCGACGGGGGCGTGGAGGGACTGCTGGCGAGCCTGCGGCCGAGGATGCGCTGGGACGCCGGGGTGCTGGAGGTCGTGGACTACCCGGACACCCGGGAGCTGCACCTGGACGGGCGGGGACTGCTGCTGGTCCCGTCCTTCTTCTGCGCCCGTACCCCGGTGGCGCTGCTCGACCCGACACTGCCGCCGGTGCTGGTCTATCCGGTGGACCGGCTCGGCGGGCTGGTCCCGGAGCTCGGCAACGGCACCGCGCCGGCCCCCGGTGGCCGGGACGCGTTGGCCGCCCTGCTCGGCCGGACCCGGGCCGCCGTGCTGGAGGCGACCGACGACGGCTGCACCACCGGGGAGGTCGCCCGCCGCCTGCACATCTCACCCGCGGCGGCCAGCCAGCACACCACTGTGCTCCGCAACGCCGGGCTGCTGGTCAGCCAGCGGGAACGCAACCGGGTGCTGCACACCCTCACTCCACTGGGCCGGGCCGTCCTCGACGCCTGA
- a CDS encoding coenzyme F420-0:L-glutamate ligase → MRLEILPVLGIGDVTEGDDLAALIAGAAPWLRDGDVLVVTSKIVSKAEGRLVDVPADGPERLAVRDEVLTAETARVVATRGATRIVQTHHGFVMASAGIDASNVDKTRLVLLPKDPDASARALRAALRDRYELDVAVIISDTMGRPWRNGLTDVALGVAGMSAIRDHRGEVDPYGNELQLTEIAVVDELAGAGELIKGKCDQVPVAVVRGYPGVGRTDDDRGAAALVRDAALDLFSLGTAEATAAGLRAAATLPDGPGPQPAEPAAVARAIAAVADVVAPGTVFTHVTDDEVRAGMVATVPGWPEQAAGLVLGAPPTPVDRPDLVRFGADLQRLRTALAAEGVPSALLPPPAGTTASAALAI, encoded by the coding sequence GTGAGGCTGGAGATCCTGCCGGTGCTGGGCATCGGCGACGTGACCGAGGGTGACGACCTGGCGGCCCTGATCGCGGGGGCGGCACCGTGGCTGCGCGACGGTGACGTCCTGGTGGTCACCAGCAAGATCGTGTCGAAGGCGGAGGGTCGGCTGGTCGACGTGCCGGCGGACGGCCCGGAGCGGCTCGCCGTACGGGACGAGGTGCTGACCGCCGAGACCGCCCGGGTGGTGGCCACCCGGGGTGCGACCCGGATCGTGCAGACCCACCACGGCTTCGTGATGGCCTCGGCCGGGATCGACGCGTCGAACGTGGACAAGACCCGGCTGGTGCTGCTGCCGAAGGATCCGGACGCCTCGGCTCGGGCGCTGCGCGCCGCGCTGCGCGACCGGTACGAGCTGGACGTCGCGGTGATCATCAGCGACACCATGGGCCGCCCGTGGCGCAACGGGTTGACCGATGTGGCGCTCGGCGTGGCCGGCATGTCCGCGATCCGGGACCACCGGGGCGAGGTCGACCCGTACGGGAACGAGCTGCAGCTGACCGAGATCGCGGTGGTCGACGAGCTGGCCGGCGCCGGTGAGCTGATCAAGGGCAAGTGCGACCAGGTGCCGGTCGCGGTGGTCCGCGGCTATCCGGGCGTCGGTCGTACCGATGACGACCGGGGCGCCGCCGCCCTGGTCCGCGACGCCGCGCTGGACCTCTTCTCGCTCGGCACGGCGGAGGCGACCGCCGCCGGCCTCCGCGCGGCGGCCACGCTGCCCGACGGTCCCGGTCCGCAGCCGGCCGAGCCGGCCGCGGTGGCGCGGGCGATCGCCGCGGTCGCCGACGTGGTCGCGCCCGGCACGGTCTTCACCCACGTCACCGACGACGAGGTACGCGCCGGCATGGTCGCCACCGTGCCGGGGTGGCCGGAGCAGGCCGCCGGCCTGGTGCTCGGTGCCCCGCCGACGCCGGTCGACCGGCCGGACCTGGTGCGGTTCGGTGCCGACCTGCAACGGCTGCGGACCGCCCTGGCGGCGGAGGGGGTGCCCTCCGCGCTGCTGCCCCCACCGGCCGGGACGACCGCCAGCGCCGCCCTGGCCATCTGA
- the cofD gene encoding 2-phospho-L-lactate transferase encodes MRIVVLTGGIGGARFLLGVRAYAREVGAEVTAVVNVGDDLLLHGLKVCPDLDSVMYTLGGGADPERGWGRVGETWTVKSELAAYGAEPSWFGLGDKDIATHLVRTTMLNAGYPLSAVTRALATRWEPGLTMLPATDDRLETHVVVSGGGEPAQRAIHFQEWWVRHRADIPTHRFVFVGAETAKPAPGVLEAIAAADLVLLAPSNPVVSIAPILAVPGLREAVADGPAPVVGISPIIGGTPVRGMADRCLAVLDVECSAAGVGRLYGGRRSGGLLDGWLVAPEDEGTRVPDVTVRAVPLRMTDEAATVAMVRAAGELV; translated from the coding sequence ATGCGCATCGTGGTTCTGACCGGCGGAATCGGCGGCGCCCGGTTCCTGCTCGGCGTGCGGGCGTACGCCCGCGAGGTGGGGGCCGAGGTGACCGCCGTGGTCAACGTCGGCGACGACCTGCTGCTGCACGGCCTCAAGGTCTGCCCCGACCTGGACAGCGTGATGTACACGCTGGGTGGCGGCGCGGATCCGGAGCGGGGCTGGGGCCGGGTCGGCGAGACGTGGACGGTCAAGTCGGAGCTGGCCGCGTACGGCGCGGAGCCCAGCTGGTTCGGCCTCGGCGACAAGGACATCGCCACCCACCTGGTCCGGACCACGATGCTCAACGCCGGTTACCCGCTCTCCGCGGTGACCCGGGCGCTGGCCACCCGCTGGGAGCCGGGGCTGACCATGCTGCCGGCCACCGACGACCGCCTGGAGACCCATGTGGTGGTGAGCGGCGGTGGCGAGCCGGCGCAGCGGGCGATCCACTTCCAGGAGTGGTGGGTACGCCACCGCGCCGACATCCCCACCCACCGGTTCGTCTTCGTCGGGGCGGAGACCGCCAAGCCGGCGCCGGGGGTGCTGGAGGCGATCGCCGCCGCCGATCTGGTGCTGCTCGCGCCGAGCAACCCGGTGGTCAGTATCGCGCCGATCCTGGCGGTGCCCGGTCTGCGCGAGGCGGTGGCCGACGGTCCGGCCCCGGTGGTCGGGATCTCGCCGATCATCGGCGGTACGCCGGTGCGGGGCATGGCGGACCGCTGTCTGGCGGTGCTCGACGTGGAGTGCAGCGCCGCCGGGGTGGGCCGGCTGTACGGCGGCCGGCGTTCGGGCGGGCTGCTGGACGGCTGGCTGGTGGCCCCGGAGGACGAGGGCACCCGGGTGCCGGACGTGACGGTGCGCGCGGTGCCGCTGCGGATGACCGACGAGGCGGCGACGGTGGCGATGGTCCGGGCCGCGGGGGAGCTGGTGTGA
- a CDS encoding bifunctional FO biosynthesis protein CofGH: MVDRWPAPTAASVQRALRRAAAGRALDVDEAAALLTARGTALDELLRIAGEVRDAGLREAGRPGVVTFSKKVFVPLTRLCRDRCHYCTFATVPHRLPAAFLDRDEVLAIAREGAAQGCKEALFTLGDRPEERWPAAREWLDARGYDSTLDYLRACAVAVLEETGLLPHLNPGVLSWSELQRLKPVAPSMGMMLETTATRLWSEPGGPHFGSPDKEPAVRLRVLDDAGRVGVPFTTGILIGIGETGAERVDALFAIRRRMREYGHLQEVIVQNFRAKPDTAMRGMPDAELHDLAATVAVARVLLGPRARIQAPPNLIAGEYDLLLRAGIDDWGGVSPVTPDHVNPERPWPQLDELARHTARAGFTLRERLTVYPEYVRAGDPWLDPRLLPHVTALADPVTGLAVEAARPVGRPWQEPEEVFGGGRTDLHATIDTTGRTDDRRGDFDSVYGDWSAVAGKVAPEAVARRAGVPPVVAGVAADLAAGLRLAADDPAALLDPRHTDAALALFNADGPALDELCRRADDVRRDAVGDDVTYVVNRNINFSNVCYVGCRFCAFAQRESDADAFRLSVEQVADRAEEAWAAGASEVCLQGGIDPKLPVTGYADLILGIKARVPGMHVHAFSPMEIVTAAAKAGVPVREWLTMLREAGLDTIPGTAAEILDDDVRWVLTKGKLPAAAWVEVVTTAHELGIRSSSTMMYGHVDHPAQWLAHFRVLAGVQDRTDGFTEFVALPFVHTNAPIYLAGIARPGPTWRENRVVHAMSRLLLHGRIDNIQCSWVKLGDAGTVEMLNGGCNDLGGTLMEETISRMAGSGNGSARTEEQLRAIAAAAGRPARKRTTAYGHARP; encoded by the coding sequence ATGGTTGATCGCTGGCCGGCCCCGACCGCGGCGAGCGTGCAGCGGGCGCTGCGCCGGGCCGCGGCCGGGCGGGCGCTGGACGTCGACGAGGCGGCCGCGCTGCTCACCGCCCGGGGTACCGCGCTGGACGAGCTGCTCCGGATCGCCGGTGAGGTGCGCGACGCCGGGCTCCGGGAGGCCGGTCGTCCCGGGGTGGTGACCTTCTCCAAGAAGGTCTTCGTCCCGCTGACCCGGCTGTGCCGGGACCGCTGCCACTACTGCACCTTCGCCACGGTGCCGCACCGGCTCCCGGCGGCCTTCCTCGACCGGGACGAGGTGCTGGCGATCGCCCGCGAGGGCGCCGCGCAGGGCTGCAAGGAGGCGCTGTTCACCCTGGGTGACCGGCCCGAGGAGCGCTGGCCGGCGGCCCGCGAGTGGCTGGACGCGCGGGGCTACGACTCCACGCTCGACTATCTGCGCGCCTGCGCGGTGGCGGTGCTGGAGGAGACCGGCCTGCTGCCGCACCTGAACCCGGGCGTGCTCTCCTGGTCGGAGTTGCAGCGGCTCAAGCCGGTGGCGCCGAGCATGGGGATGATGCTGGAGACCACCGCCACCCGGCTCTGGTCGGAGCCGGGCGGCCCGCACTTCGGTTCGCCGGACAAGGAGCCGGCGGTCCGGCTCCGGGTGCTCGACGACGCCGGCCGGGTCGGGGTCCCGTTCACCACCGGCATCCTGATCGGGATCGGGGAGACCGGGGCCGAGCGGGTCGACGCGCTCTTCGCGATCCGCCGGCGCATGCGGGAGTACGGCCACCTCCAGGAGGTGATCGTGCAGAACTTCCGCGCCAAGCCGGACACCGCGATGCGCGGCATGCCCGACGCCGAGCTGCACGACCTGGCGGCGACGGTGGCGGTGGCCCGGGTGCTGCTCGGCCCGAGGGCCCGCATCCAGGCCCCGCCGAACCTGATCGCCGGCGAGTACGACCTGCTGCTGCGGGCCGGCATCGACGACTGGGGCGGCGTCTCGCCGGTCACCCCGGATCACGTGAACCCGGAGCGCCCGTGGCCGCAGCTCGACGAGCTGGCCCGGCACACCGCGCGGGCCGGCTTCACCCTCCGCGAGCGGTTGACCGTCTACCCGGAGTACGTCCGGGCCGGTGACCCGTGGCTGGACCCGCGCCTGCTGCCGCACGTGACCGCCCTGGCCGACCCGGTGACCGGGCTGGCCGTCGAGGCGGCCCGTCCGGTGGGCCGGCCGTGGCAGGAGCCGGAGGAGGTGTTCGGCGGTGGTCGTACCGACCTGCACGCCACCATCGACACCACCGGTCGCACCGACGACCGGCGCGGTGACTTCGACAGCGTCTACGGGGACTGGTCCGCCGTCGCCGGCAAGGTGGCCCCGGAGGCGGTCGCGCGTCGCGCGGGCGTACCCCCGGTGGTGGCCGGTGTGGCGGCCGACCTGGCGGCCGGGTTGCGGCTGGCGGCCGACGACCCGGCGGCGCTGCTCGACCCCCGGCACACCGACGCGGCGCTGGCGCTGTTCAACGCGGACGGCCCGGCGTTGGACGAGTTGTGCCGGCGGGCCGACGACGTGCGGCGGGACGCGGTCGGCGACGACGTCACCTACGTGGTGAACCGCAACATCAACTTCAGCAACGTCTGCTACGTCGGCTGCCGGTTCTGTGCCTTCGCGCAGCGGGAGAGCGACGCGGACGCGTTCCGGCTCTCGGTGGAGCAGGTCGCCGACCGGGCCGAGGAGGCGTGGGCGGCCGGCGCGAGCGAGGTCTGCCTGCAGGGTGGCATCGACCCGAAGTTGCCGGTCACCGGCTATGCCGACCTGATCCTGGGGATCAAGGCGCGGGTGCCCGGCATGCACGTGCACGCCTTCTCGCCGATGGAGATCGTCACCGCCGCCGCGAAGGCCGGCGTGCCGGTGCGGGAGTGGCTGACCATGCTGCGCGAGGCGGGCCTGGACACCATCCCGGGCACCGCGGCGGAGATCCTCGACGACGACGTGCGCTGGGTGCTCACCAAGGGCAAACTGCCGGCCGCCGCCTGGGTCGAGGTGGTGACCACGGCCCACGAGCTGGGCATTCGGTCCAGCTCCACGATGATGTACGGCCACGTGGACCATCCCGCCCAGTGGCTGGCCCACTTCCGGGTGCTGGCCGGGGTGCAGGACCGCACCGATGGGTTCACCGAGTTCGTGGCGCTGCCGTTCGTGCACACCAACGCGCCGATCTACCTCGCCGGCATCGCCCGGCCGGGGCCGACCTGGCGGGAGAACCGGGTGGTGCACGCGATGTCCCGGCTGCTGCTGCACGGGCGGATCGACAACATCCAGTGCTCGTGGGTGAAGCTGGGCGACGCCGGCACCGTCGAGATGCTCAACGGCGGCTGCAACGACCTGGGCGGCACGCTGATGGAGGAGACCATCTCGCGGATGGCGGGTTCCGGCAACGGGTCGGCGCGTACCGAGGAGCAGTTGCGGGCGATCGCGGCGGCGGCGGGGCGGCCCGCGCGCAAGCGGACGACCGCGTACGGTCACGCCCGCCCGTAG